A window from Primulina eburnea isolate SZY01 chromosome 2, ASM2296580v1, whole genome shotgun sequence encodes these proteins:
- the LOC140823541 gene encoding DNA (cytosine-5)-methyltransferase 1B-like isoform X1, whose amino-acid sequence MATQTQKGRHENQSDDSQQIQRPKNPQSSRKSTSNKVKVATEQKQRKRPASQANDDSIVLRKMPKRSAACSDFKEKSLNIAEKDSIIETKKDVSVEDELLAVRLTVGQENGRPCRRLTDFIFHNSDGVPQPFEMLEVDDIFITGLILPLDEGVDKDKAKGIRCDGFGRIEEWSISGYEDGLPVIWISTEIADYDCLKPSGSFKKFYDHFYAKAVVCVEVYKKLSKSSGGDPNVSLDELLAGVVRAMSGMKCFRGGLSIRDFIVSQGDFIYNQLIGLDQSSKRTDNLFIELPVLSALKDECSKLVDLVQAQPGSLPGSLRIGPKYGDENSKSLSAIYCPLEETEDSKMARLYQDQEVWCSMKQKKSQGSASLSSQYYIKINEDEIAHDYPLPAYYKACSEETDEYIVFDSGAGVYDIDDLPKNRLHNWALYNSDARLVPLELLPMKPCSEIDVTIFGSGVMTVDDGSGYNLDGECAHSSSGLVDSEIEGMPVFLSEIKDWVIEFGSEMVSIFIRTDMSWYRLGKPSKQYAAWYERVLKTVRVAVSILAMLKDEIRLARLPFNDVIKRVSDFTKDHPAFISSNKEVVERYVVVHGQIILQHFLEFPDRDIKKCAFVIGLVKKMEERHHRKWLVSKKKVVLRNGQNLNPRSAIEPVVSKRKPMQATTTRLINRLWGGYYSNHLPEESNEGIHSEVKEEDEIEEQEENEEDDALEEKFAFQDKSQIHGSAQRQTKSCSGSKLVKWDGKSVGQLPTGEVLYKRATVHGYEIEVGGTVQVDELGNDLAICFIEYMFEKIDGDKMFHGRLMQQGCETVLGNTANERELFLTEHCMNYQLEEVKHTVHVNIGSTPWGYQHRKANANTEKINRARAEERKKMGLPTEYYCKSLYSPKRGAFFTLPCKSMGLGSGSCQACKSKEADVDNETFILHDSMNGFMYRGNKYSILDYVYVSPSYFSAEKEGESFKSGRNVGLRAHVVCQLLEICKLKKSQPRDASSVQVKVRRFFRPEDISVAKAYSSDIRELYYSEEMHTVLVDGIEGKCEIRKRKDLQIQDVPCTFDHAFFCECLYDPSNGSIKQLPSHMKIKYSSGKPSDDATYRKKGKFKEGEDDSEVGRLKEESQRNRLTSLDIFAGCGGLSEGLQQSGVSFTKWAIEYDEAAGDAFKLNHPEASVFVSNCNVILRAVMQKCGDADDCISTPEATELAASLNQEDVDNLPLPGQVDFINGGPPCQGFSGMNRFNHSAWSKVQCEMILAFLSFADYYRPKFFLLENVRNFVTFNQGQTFRLTLASLLEMGYQVRFGILEAGAFGVPQSRKRAFIWAASPEEMLPEWPEPMHVFAAPELKISLSGNLYYSAVRSTARGAPLRPLTVRDTIGDLPPVGNGASNPSIEYQSDPMSWFQKKIRGNMEVLNDHIAKEMNELNLIRCQRIPRRPGADWRDLPDEKVKLSTGQVVDLIPWCLPNTAKRHNQWKGLFGRLDWDGNFPTSITDPQPMGKVGMCFHPEQDRIVTVRECSRSQGFPDKYKFSGAVLHKHRQIGNAVPPPLAYALGRKLKEAIERKSL is encoded by the exons ATGGCCACGCAAACTCAAAAAGGAAGGCATGAGAATCAGTCAGATGATAGCCAACAAATTCAACGCCCCAAAAATCCACAATCCAGTAGGAAGTCGACTTCAA ATAAAGTTAAAGTGGCAACCGAGCAAAAACAGAGAAAGAGGCCTGCCTCACAAGCCAATGATGATTCCATTGTTTTGCGAAAAATGCCAAAGCGATCTGCCGCATGTTCAGATTTCAAGGAGAAATCGCTTAACATAGCGGAAAAAGACTCCATAATTGAAACAAAAAAAGATGTTAGTGTTGAAGATGAGTTGTTGGCTGTTCGTCTGACAGTTGGACAAGAAAATGGCAGACCATGTAGGAGGCTCACTGATTTCATCTTTCATAATTCAGATGGGGTACCCCAACCTTTTGAAATGTTAGAAGTTGATGATATTTTTATCACCGGTCTCATCTTGCCGCTTGATGAAGGTGTTGACAAAGACAAAGCAAAAGGAATAAGATGCGATGGCTTTGGGCGCATTGAAGAATGGTCCATATCTGGTTATGAAGATGGGTTGCCAGTAATATGGATCTCCACGGAGATAGCTGATTATGACTGTCTTAAACCGTCTGGAAGCTTCAAGAAGTTCTATGACCATTTCTATGCCAAGGCTGTTGTCTGTGTTGAGGTTTACAAGAAATTGTCCAAATCTTCTGGAGGAGATCCCAATGTAAGCCTTGATGAATTGCTTGCTGGGGTTGTGCGTGCAATGAGTGGGATGAAATGCTTCCGTGGTGGTCTATCTATAAGGGATTTCATTGTTTCACAAGGAGACTTCATCTACAACCAACTTATAGGACTGGATCAGTCATCAAAAAGGACTGATAACCTATTTATTGAGCTCCCTGTCCTGTCTGCTTTAAAGGATGAATGCAGCAAGTTAGTAGATCTTGTCCAAGCTCAGCCTGGCTCATTGCCTGGGAGTCTTAGGATCGGTCCAAAATACGGAGATGAAAACAGCAAAAGCTTATCTGCTATTTATTGTCCATTGGAAGAAACTGAAGATTCAAAAATGGCAAGGCTATATCAGGATCAAGAGGTCTGGTGCTCAATGAAGCAAAAGAAAAGCCAGGGTTCTGCCTCCTTATCTAGCCAATACTACATTAAGATCAATGAGGATGAAATTGCCCATGACTATCCTTTACCTGCCTATTATAAGGCATGCAGTGAAGAAACTGATGaatatatagtttttgataGTGGTGCTGGTGTATATGATATAGATGACTTGCCCAAAAACAGGCTCCACAACTGGGCTTTGTACAATTCAGATGCTAGATTGGTTCCATTAGAGCTCCTACCAATGAAACCATGCTCTGAAATTGATGTGACCATATTTGGCTCAGGAGTAATGACTGTTGATGATGGATCTGGTTACAACTTGGATGGTGAATGTGCTCATTCTTCTAGTGGTTTGGTGGATTCTGAAATAGAAGGGATGCCAGTTTTCTTGAGCGAGATCAAGGACTGGGTGATCGAGTTTGGATCTGAGATGGTCTCTATTTTTATACGGACTGATATGTCCTG GTATAGGCTTGGAAAGCCCTCAAAACAATATGCTGCTTGGTACGAGCGGGTCTTGAAAACAGTAAGGGTTGCAGTTAGCATCCTTGCTATGCTAAAGGATGAGATTAGGCTGGCAAGGCTTCCTTTTAATGATGTTATCAAGAGAGTTTCAGATTTCACCAAAGATCATCCTGCCTTCATATCATCCAATAAGGAGGTGGTGGAAAGATATGTGGTTGTGCATGGTCAGATTATTCTGCAGCACTTTTTAGAATTTCCTGACAGAGATATAAAGAAGTGTGCATTTGTTATTGGCCTCGTCAAGAAGATGGAAGAGAGACATCATCGGAAATGGCTAGTCAGCAAGAAGAAGGTTGTGTTGAGGAATGGACAAAACTTGAATCCCAGATCTGCAATTGAGCCCGTTGTCTCCAAAAGAAAGCCCATGCAGGCAACAACAACCAGGCTAATCAATAGACTCTGGGGTGGTTATTATTCAAATCACTTACCCGAGGAATCAAATGAAGGAATCCATAGTGAAGTAAAAGAGGAAGATGAGATTGAAGAgcaagaagaaaatgaagaggaTGATGCTCTTGAGGAGAAATTCGCATTTCAAGACAAAAGTCAGATACACGGTTCAGCACAACGGCAAACCAAGTCTTGTTCAGGTAGCAAGTTAGTGAAGTGGGATGGGAAGTCAGTGGGCCAATTACCAACCGGGGAGGTTTTATATAAAAGGGCCACAGTCCATGGATATGAAATCGAAGTTGGTGGGACTGTCCAAGTTGATGAACTAGGAAACGATCTGGCCATCTGTTTTATTGAGTACATGTTTGAAAAAATTGATGGAGACAAAATGTTTCATGGGAGGTTGATGCAACAAGGCTGTGAAACTGTGCTTGGAAACACTGCAAATGAAAGGGAGCTATTTTTGACGGAGCACTGTATGAACTATCAACTAGAAGAAGTCAAACATACTGTACATGTGAACATCGGATCAACGCCATGGGGTTATCAGCATAGAAAAGCAAACGCCAACACTGAAAAAATTAATAGGGCGCGAGCAGAAGAAAGGAAGAAGATGGGATTGCCCACTGAATATTACTGCAAAAGTTTGTATTCACCCAAGAGGGGTGCCTTCTTTACTCTTCCCTGTAAATCGATGGGGCTGGGGTCTGGCTCTTGCCAAGCATGCAAATCAAAGGAAGCTGATGTTGATAATGAGACGTTTATCCTGCATGATTCTATGAATGGTTTTATGTACCGAGGAAATAAATACTCAATTCTTGATTATGTCTATGTGAGTCCTAGTTACTTTTCAGCAGAAAAGGAAGGTGAAAGTTTCAAAAGTGGAAGAAATGTTGGATTAAGGGCCCATGTTGTTTGCCAGCTGCTTGAAATTTGCAAGCTTAAGAAGTCTCAGCCACGTGATGCCAGTTCAGTTCAGGTCAAAGTTAGAAGATTTTTCAGACCAGAGGACATATCAGTGGCAAAGGCTTACTCTTCAGATATTCGAGAG CTCTACTACAGTGAGGAAATGCATACTGTACTGGTTGATGGGATTGAAGGTAAATGTGAGATCAGGAAAAGGAAAGACCTTCAAATTCAAGATGTCCCTTGCACCTTTGACCATGCTTTCTTCTGTGAATGTCTGTATGATCCCTCCAATGGATCAATCAAGCAA TTGCCATCtcatatgaaaataaaatattcatctGGGAAGCCAAGTGACGATGCTACATAcagaaagaaaggaaaattcAAGGAAGGAGAGGATGACTCAGAAGTTGGTAGACTAAAAGAAGAATCTCAGCGGAACCGCTTGACTTCATTAGATATATTTGCTGGATGTGGTGGCTTGTCTGAGGGATTGCAGCAATCAG GTGTCTCTTTTACTAAATGGGCTATTGAGTATGATGAAGCTGCTGGAGATGCGTTTAAACTGAATCACCCTGAGGCTTCAGTGTTTGTTAGCAACTGTAATGTAATCTTGAG GGCTGTGATGCAGAAATGTGGTGATGCAGACGACTGCATTTCAACCCCTGAGGCCACTGAATTGGCTGCATCATTGAACCAGGAGGATGTTGATAATCTTCCACTGCCTGGGCAAGTTGATTTTATAAATGGAGGACCTCCTTGCCAG GGTTTTTCTGGAATGAACAGATTCAATCACAGTGCCTGGAGTAAAGTTCAATGTGAAATGATTTTAGCTTTTTTATCTTTCGCTGACTACTATCGACCAAAGTTTTTCCTTTTAGAGAACGTGCGGAATTTTGTGACTTTCAACCAAGGTCAGACATTCCGCTTAACTCTAGCTTCCCTTCTTGAGATGGGATATCAG GTGCGATTTGGTATCCTTGAAGCTGGTGCATTCGGAGTACCTCAGTCGAGGAAGAGGGCCTTCATATGGGCGGCCTCTCCTGAAGAGATGCTTCCCGAATGGCCGGAGCCAATGCATGTCTTTGCGGCACCAGAATTGAAAATCTCACTGTCAGGAAATTTGTATTACTCTGCTGTTAGGAGTACCGCAAGAGGAGCTCCTCTTCGTCCTCTTACTGTCAGAGATACAATTGGAGATCTCCCGCCAGTGGGCAATGGCGCATCTAACCCAAGCATAGAG TATCAAAGTGATCCTATGTCATGGTTCCAGAAGAAAATTCGTGGAAACATGGAGGTATTAAATGATCACATTGCAAAAGAGATGAATGAGCTTAACCTAATTAGGTGTCAGAGGATTCCCAGGCGTCCTGGTGCAGATTGGCGCGATCTTCCAGATGAAAAG GTCAAATTATCTACTGGCCAAGTTGTCGATCTGATACCTTGGTGCTTACCAAATACTGCCAAGAGGCACAATCAGTGGAAGGGTCTTTTTGGAAGGTTGGATTGGGATGGAAACTTTCCAACTTCCATAACAGACCCTCAGCCAATGGGTAAAGTGGGAATGTGCTTTCATCCAGAGCAAGATAGGATTGTCACTGTTCGTGAATGCTCACGTTCTCAG GGCTTTCCGGACAAGTATAAATTTTCTGGCGCTGTTCTTCACAAGCACAGGCAGATTGGGAATGCTGTTCCACCTCCTCTAGCATATGCACTGGGAAGAAAACTCAAGGAAGCTATTGAGAGAAAGTCATTGTAG
- the LOC140823541 gene encoding DNA (cytosine-5)-methyltransferase 1B-like isoform X2 yields MATQTQKGRHENQSDDSQQIQRPKNPQSSRKSTSIKVATEQKQRKRPASQANDDSIVLRKMPKRSAACSDFKEKSLNIAEKDSIIETKKDVSVEDELLAVRLTVGQENGRPCRRLTDFIFHNSDGVPQPFEMLEVDDIFITGLILPLDEGVDKDKAKGIRCDGFGRIEEWSISGYEDGLPVIWISTEIADYDCLKPSGSFKKFYDHFYAKAVVCVEVYKKLSKSSGGDPNVSLDELLAGVVRAMSGMKCFRGGLSIRDFIVSQGDFIYNQLIGLDQSSKRTDNLFIELPVLSALKDECSKLVDLVQAQPGSLPGSLRIGPKYGDENSKSLSAIYCPLEETEDSKMARLYQDQEVWCSMKQKKSQGSASLSSQYYIKINEDEIAHDYPLPAYYKACSEETDEYIVFDSGAGVYDIDDLPKNRLHNWALYNSDARLVPLELLPMKPCSEIDVTIFGSGVMTVDDGSGYNLDGECAHSSSGLVDSEIEGMPVFLSEIKDWVIEFGSEMVSIFIRTDMSWYRLGKPSKQYAAWYERVLKTVRVAVSILAMLKDEIRLARLPFNDVIKRVSDFTKDHPAFISSNKEVVERYVVVHGQIILQHFLEFPDRDIKKCAFVIGLVKKMEERHHRKWLVSKKKVVLRNGQNLNPRSAIEPVVSKRKPMQATTTRLINRLWGGYYSNHLPEESNEGIHSEVKEEDEIEEQEENEEDDALEEKFAFQDKSQIHGSAQRQTKSCSGSKLVKWDGKSVGQLPTGEVLYKRATVHGYEIEVGGTVQVDELGNDLAICFIEYMFEKIDGDKMFHGRLMQQGCETVLGNTANERELFLTEHCMNYQLEEVKHTVHVNIGSTPWGYQHRKANANTEKINRARAEERKKMGLPTEYYCKSLYSPKRGAFFTLPCKSMGLGSGSCQACKSKEADVDNETFILHDSMNGFMYRGNKYSILDYVYVSPSYFSAEKEGESFKSGRNVGLRAHVVCQLLEICKLKKSQPRDASSVQVKVRRFFRPEDISVAKAYSSDIRELYYSEEMHTVLVDGIEGKCEIRKRKDLQIQDVPCTFDHAFFCECLYDPSNGSIKQLPSHMKIKYSSGKPSDDATYRKKGKFKEGEDDSEVGRLKEESQRNRLTSLDIFAGCGGLSEGLQQSGVSFTKWAIEYDEAAGDAFKLNHPEASVFVSNCNVILRAVMQKCGDADDCISTPEATELAASLNQEDVDNLPLPGQVDFINGGPPCQGFSGMNRFNHSAWSKVQCEMILAFLSFADYYRPKFFLLENVRNFVTFNQGQTFRLTLASLLEMGYQVRFGILEAGAFGVPQSRKRAFIWAASPEEMLPEWPEPMHVFAAPELKISLSGNLYYSAVRSTARGAPLRPLTVRDTIGDLPPVGNGASNPSIEYQSDPMSWFQKKIRGNMEVLNDHIAKEMNELNLIRCQRIPRRPGADWRDLPDEKVKLSTGQVVDLIPWCLPNTAKRHNQWKGLFGRLDWDGNFPTSITDPQPMGKVGMCFHPEQDRIVTVRECSRSQGFPDKYKFSGAVLHKHRQIGNAVPPPLAYALGRKLKEAIERKSL; encoded by the exons ATGGCCACGCAAACTCAAAAAGGAAGGCATGAGAATCAGTCAGATGATAGCCAACAAATTCAACGCCCCAAAAATCCACAATCCAGTAGGAAGTCGACTTCAA TTAAAGTGGCAACCGAGCAAAAACAGAGAAAGAGGCCTGCCTCACAAGCCAATGATGATTCCATTGTTTTGCGAAAAATGCCAAAGCGATCTGCCGCATGTTCAGATTTCAAGGAGAAATCGCTTAACATAGCGGAAAAAGACTCCATAATTGAAACAAAAAAAGATGTTAGTGTTGAAGATGAGTTGTTGGCTGTTCGTCTGACAGTTGGACAAGAAAATGGCAGACCATGTAGGAGGCTCACTGATTTCATCTTTCATAATTCAGATGGGGTACCCCAACCTTTTGAAATGTTAGAAGTTGATGATATTTTTATCACCGGTCTCATCTTGCCGCTTGATGAAGGTGTTGACAAAGACAAAGCAAAAGGAATAAGATGCGATGGCTTTGGGCGCATTGAAGAATGGTCCATATCTGGTTATGAAGATGGGTTGCCAGTAATATGGATCTCCACGGAGATAGCTGATTATGACTGTCTTAAACCGTCTGGAAGCTTCAAGAAGTTCTATGACCATTTCTATGCCAAGGCTGTTGTCTGTGTTGAGGTTTACAAGAAATTGTCCAAATCTTCTGGAGGAGATCCCAATGTAAGCCTTGATGAATTGCTTGCTGGGGTTGTGCGTGCAATGAGTGGGATGAAATGCTTCCGTGGTGGTCTATCTATAAGGGATTTCATTGTTTCACAAGGAGACTTCATCTACAACCAACTTATAGGACTGGATCAGTCATCAAAAAGGACTGATAACCTATTTATTGAGCTCCCTGTCCTGTCTGCTTTAAAGGATGAATGCAGCAAGTTAGTAGATCTTGTCCAAGCTCAGCCTGGCTCATTGCCTGGGAGTCTTAGGATCGGTCCAAAATACGGAGATGAAAACAGCAAAAGCTTATCTGCTATTTATTGTCCATTGGAAGAAACTGAAGATTCAAAAATGGCAAGGCTATATCAGGATCAAGAGGTCTGGTGCTCAATGAAGCAAAAGAAAAGCCAGGGTTCTGCCTCCTTATCTAGCCAATACTACATTAAGATCAATGAGGATGAAATTGCCCATGACTATCCTTTACCTGCCTATTATAAGGCATGCAGTGAAGAAACTGATGaatatatagtttttgataGTGGTGCTGGTGTATATGATATAGATGACTTGCCCAAAAACAGGCTCCACAACTGGGCTTTGTACAATTCAGATGCTAGATTGGTTCCATTAGAGCTCCTACCAATGAAACCATGCTCTGAAATTGATGTGACCATATTTGGCTCAGGAGTAATGACTGTTGATGATGGATCTGGTTACAACTTGGATGGTGAATGTGCTCATTCTTCTAGTGGTTTGGTGGATTCTGAAATAGAAGGGATGCCAGTTTTCTTGAGCGAGATCAAGGACTGGGTGATCGAGTTTGGATCTGAGATGGTCTCTATTTTTATACGGACTGATATGTCCTG GTATAGGCTTGGAAAGCCCTCAAAACAATATGCTGCTTGGTACGAGCGGGTCTTGAAAACAGTAAGGGTTGCAGTTAGCATCCTTGCTATGCTAAAGGATGAGATTAGGCTGGCAAGGCTTCCTTTTAATGATGTTATCAAGAGAGTTTCAGATTTCACCAAAGATCATCCTGCCTTCATATCATCCAATAAGGAGGTGGTGGAAAGATATGTGGTTGTGCATGGTCAGATTATTCTGCAGCACTTTTTAGAATTTCCTGACAGAGATATAAAGAAGTGTGCATTTGTTATTGGCCTCGTCAAGAAGATGGAAGAGAGACATCATCGGAAATGGCTAGTCAGCAAGAAGAAGGTTGTGTTGAGGAATGGACAAAACTTGAATCCCAGATCTGCAATTGAGCCCGTTGTCTCCAAAAGAAAGCCCATGCAGGCAACAACAACCAGGCTAATCAATAGACTCTGGGGTGGTTATTATTCAAATCACTTACCCGAGGAATCAAATGAAGGAATCCATAGTGAAGTAAAAGAGGAAGATGAGATTGAAGAgcaagaagaaaatgaagaggaTGATGCTCTTGAGGAGAAATTCGCATTTCAAGACAAAAGTCAGATACACGGTTCAGCACAACGGCAAACCAAGTCTTGTTCAGGTAGCAAGTTAGTGAAGTGGGATGGGAAGTCAGTGGGCCAATTACCAACCGGGGAGGTTTTATATAAAAGGGCCACAGTCCATGGATATGAAATCGAAGTTGGTGGGACTGTCCAAGTTGATGAACTAGGAAACGATCTGGCCATCTGTTTTATTGAGTACATGTTTGAAAAAATTGATGGAGACAAAATGTTTCATGGGAGGTTGATGCAACAAGGCTGTGAAACTGTGCTTGGAAACACTGCAAATGAAAGGGAGCTATTTTTGACGGAGCACTGTATGAACTATCAACTAGAAGAAGTCAAACATACTGTACATGTGAACATCGGATCAACGCCATGGGGTTATCAGCATAGAAAAGCAAACGCCAACACTGAAAAAATTAATAGGGCGCGAGCAGAAGAAAGGAAGAAGATGGGATTGCCCACTGAATATTACTGCAAAAGTTTGTATTCACCCAAGAGGGGTGCCTTCTTTACTCTTCCCTGTAAATCGATGGGGCTGGGGTCTGGCTCTTGCCAAGCATGCAAATCAAAGGAAGCTGATGTTGATAATGAGACGTTTATCCTGCATGATTCTATGAATGGTTTTATGTACCGAGGAAATAAATACTCAATTCTTGATTATGTCTATGTGAGTCCTAGTTACTTTTCAGCAGAAAAGGAAGGTGAAAGTTTCAAAAGTGGAAGAAATGTTGGATTAAGGGCCCATGTTGTTTGCCAGCTGCTTGAAATTTGCAAGCTTAAGAAGTCTCAGCCACGTGATGCCAGTTCAGTTCAGGTCAAAGTTAGAAGATTTTTCAGACCAGAGGACATATCAGTGGCAAAGGCTTACTCTTCAGATATTCGAGAG CTCTACTACAGTGAGGAAATGCATACTGTACTGGTTGATGGGATTGAAGGTAAATGTGAGATCAGGAAAAGGAAAGACCTTCAAATTCAAGATGTCCCTTGCACCTTTGACCATGCTTTCTTCTGTGAATGTCTGTATGATCCCTCCAATGGATCAATCAAGCAA TTGCCATCtcatatgaaaataaaatattcatctGGGAAGCCAAGTGACGATGCTACATAcagaaagaaaggaaaattcAAGGAAGGAGAGGATGACTCAGAAGTTGGTAGACTAAAAGAAGAATCTCAGCGGAACCGCTTGACTTCATTAGATATATTTGCTGGATGTGGTGGCTTGTCTGAGGGATTGCAGCAATCAG GTGTCTCTTTTACTAAATGGGCTATTGAGTATGATGAAGCTGCTGGAGATGCGTTTAAACTGAATCACCCTGAGGCTTCAGTGTTTGTTAGCAACTGTAATGTAATCTTGAG GGCTGTGATGCAGAAATGTGGTGATGCAGACGACTGCATTTCAACCCCTGAGGCCACTGAATTGGCTGCATCATTGAACCAGGAGGATGTTGATAATCTTCCACTGCCTGGGCAAGTTGATTTTATAAATGGAGGACCTCCTTGCCAG GGTTTTTCTGGAATGAACAGATTCAATCACAGTGCCTGGAGTAAAGTTCAATGTGAAATGATTTTAGCTTTTTTATCTTTCGCTGACTACTATCGACCAAAGTTTTTCCTTTTAGAGAACGTGCGGAATTTTGTGACTTTCAACCAAGGTCAGACATTCCGCTTAACTCTAGCTTCCCTTCTTGAGATGGGATATCAG GTGCGATTTGGTATCCTTGAAGCTGGTGCATTCGGAGTACCTCAGTCGAGGAAGAGGGCCTTCATATGGGCGGCCTCTCCTGAAGAGATGCTTCCCGAATGGCCGGAGCCAATGCATGTCTTTGCGGCACCAGAATTGAAAATCTCACTGTCAGGAAATTTGTATTACTCTGCTGTTAGGAGTACCGCAAGAGGAGCTCCTCTTCGTCCTCTTACTGTCAGAGATACAATTGGAGATCTCCCGCCAGTGGGCAATGGCGCATCTAACCCAAGCATAGAG TATCAAAGTGATCCTATGTCATGGTTCCAGAAGAAAATTCGTGGAAACATGGAGGTATTAAATGATCACATTGCAAAAGAGATGAATGAGCTTAACCTAATTAGGTGTCAGAGGATTCCCAGGCGTCCTGGTGCAGATTGGCGCGATCTTCCAGATGAAAAG GTCAAATTATCTACTGGCCAAGTTGTCGATCTGATACCTTGGTGCTTACCAAATACTGCCAAGAGGCACAATCAGTGGAAGGGTCTTTTTGGAAGGTTGGATTGGGATGGAAACTTTCCAACTTCCATAACAGACCCTCAGCCAATGGGTAAAGTGGGAATGTGCTTTCATCCAGAGCAAGATAGGATTGTCACTGTTCGTGAATGCTCACGTTCTCAG GGCTTTCCGGACAAGTATAAATTTTCTGGCGCTGTTCTTCACAAGCACAGGCAGATTGGGAATGCTGTTCCACCTCCTCTAGCATATGCACTGGGAAGAAAACTCAAGGAAGCTATTGAGAGAAAGTCATTGTAG